A genome region from Populus alba chromosome 5, ASM523922v2, whole genome shotgun sequence includes the following:
- the LOC118029890 gene encoding aspartyl protease family protein 1 yields the protein MATLFSSAHSFHARHHKFPFLFLLFLFVLIESCSGFGTFGFDIHHRLSDPVKGMFGADGLLPVKDSVPYFQVMAQRDRVIHGRRLATSSGGDNTTNKTPLTFYYGNETIRIDSLGFLHYANVSVGTPSVSFLVALDTGSNLLWLPCDCSSCVHNLGSPSGTVKLNIYSPNTSSTSKKVPCNSTLCSQTQRNRCPSDQSNCPYQVVYLSNGTSSTGYFVQDLLHLISDNGQSKAVDAKITFGCGQVQTGSFLTGGAPNGLFGLGMSNISVPSTLAHNGYTSGSFSMCFSPDGIGRISFGDKGSTGQGETPFIQGQTRSSLYNISITQTSIGGQAKDLVYSAIFDSGTSFTYLNDPAYTLIAESFNNMVNETRHSSTEVPFDYCYDISANQTELTIPAVTLVMSGGASFNVTDPIVVVQLADGSNVYCLGMIKSGDVNIIGQNFLTGHRIVFDRERMILGWKPSNCYDNMDTNTLAVSPNTAVPPATAVNPEATSTQTPAPPPGGSHSPRSKPFNFTLMMTLALLFAIV from the exons ATGGCAACCCTTTTCAGTTCTGCTCATTCTTTTCATGCTCGTCACCACAAGtttccatttttgtttttgttgttcttgTTTGTGCTGATAGAAAGCTGTTCTGGGTTTGGAACATTCGGTTTTGATATTCATCACCGGTTATCTGACCCGGTTAAAGGGATGTTTGGTGCTGATGGATTGTTGCCCGTGAAAGATAGTGTTCCATATTTTCAAGTTATGGCTCAACGTGATAGAGTTATTCATGGCCGTAGATTGGCTACTAGTTCTGGCGGTGATAATACAACTAATAAAACACCACTTACTTTCTATTACGGGAACGAGACTATTCGGATTGATAGTTTGGGATT TTTACATTATGCTAATGTTTCGGTTGGAACACCAAGTGTGTCATTTCTTGTGGCCCTAGACACTGGAAGTAACCTCTTGTGGTTGCCATGTGATTGTTCCAGTTGTGTGCATAACCTAGGATCACCATCAGGAACG gTAAAGCTCAATATCTACAGTCCGAATACATCCTCAACAAGCAAAAAGGTCCCCTGCAACAGCACCTTGTGCTCACAAACACAGCGTAATCGATGCCCTAGTGATCAGAGCAATTGTCCTTACCAAGTTGTATATCTTTCTAATGGCACTTCGTCAACTGGGTACTTCGTACAGGATTTATTGCACCTGATCAGCGATAATGGTCAATCAAAAGCCGTCGATGCAAAAATTACTTTTGG TTGTGGTCAAGTTCAAACGGGTTCTTTTTTGACTGGTGGAGCTCCCAATGGCTTATTTGGGCTTGGCATGTCTAATATATCTGTGCCTAGTACTTTAGCACATAATGGATATACTTCTGGTTCATTTTCCATGTGTTTTAGCCCTGATGGGATTGGTAGAATCAGTTTTGGTGACAAAGGAAGCACAGGTCAAGGAGAAACGCCTTTCATTCAAGGGCAAACACGCAG TTCGCTTTACAACATCAGCATCACTCAAACAAGTATTGGTGGACAGGCTAAAGATCTTGTTTATAGTGCAATTTTCGATTCCGGTACCTCATTTACATACCTGAACGATCCAGCTTATACACTTATAGCGGAGAGT TTCAATAACATGGTAAACGAAACACGTCACTCATCTACTGAAGTCCCTTTTGATTATTGTTATGATATAAG TGCTAATCAAACTGAGCTGACAATTCCCGCAGTGACTCTAGTAATGAGCGGTGGAGCCTCCTTTAACGTAACAGACCCCATAGTAGTAGTTCAACTTGCG GATGGTTCAAATGTATATTGTCTCGGTATGATCAAGAGTGGAGATGTGAACATCATTGGAC AAAATTTCTTGACCGGTCATCGCATAGTTTTCGATCGGGAGAGGATGATTTTGGGTTGGAAGCCATCTAACT GTTATGATAACATGGATACCAACACTCTGGCTGTATCCCCAAATACTGCAGTGCCTCCTGCTACTGCAGTTAACCCAGAAGCCACATCAACTCAAACACCAGCACCACCTCCTGGTGGGAGTCATTCACCGCGGTCCAAACCGTTTAATTTCACATTAATGATGACCCTAGCTCTATTGTTTgctattgtttga
- the LOC118029889 gene encoding pre-rRNA-processing protein esf1 yields MGSKKKSKSKNEMIDDPRFASVHTDPRFQRVPKRESKVTIDSRFNRMFTDKNFGTSSAPVDKRGRPKRQKTDSSLRHYYRIEEEDTKDAKKKRKDEVLSSEEEEEDSKKRKRKEEVLSSEEEEESGSGSEELEDLETESDDDAGGSEEEETSSSSSSDEEEEDMENAEVENVPVIEEGTRRLAVVNMDWRHVRAVDLFVVLRSFLPKGGQILSVSVYPSEFGLQRMKEEEVRGPVGLFDDENEKSDEDDDDNDEIDYDKLRAYEKSRLRYYYAVVECDSVATADYLYKSCDGVEFERSSNVLDLRFIPDSMDFKHPPRDVATEAPLGYEGLDFHTKALQHSNIPVSWDEDEPQRVKTLKQKFNADQLAELELKEFLASDESETDNDEADNDMEDESDKKNKKRDKYRALIQSGDGSDEDQEEGQDMEVTFNTGLEDLSKRILEKKDKKSETVWEAYLRKRHEKKKARKNHSKYSSEEDSSDTDEEGMEGIEQPDDFFIEEPSVKKVNNKDYQGKKNKEEQQLQDTDREAEASKAELELLLADDKGGKKGLKGYNLKPKKAKGKKGKEVPDEDKIPTSNLDDPRFSALFTSPLFALDPTDPQFKRSAVYARQLALKPQKSGEQLLVEGENEKQAEKAQLLSDDPAMDRNEYMISDGLPERKEKHELSTLVRSIKMKSKQVQSSSNTKDKKLQPKGLKETEKHELSTLVQSSKKAAKVLKK; encoded by the exons ATGGGTTcgaaaaaaaagagcaagagcaaAAACGAGATGATCGATGATCCACGGTTTGCATCCGTACACACAGACCCGAGGTTTCAGAGAGTACCGAAGAGAGAGTCGAAAGTGACAATTGACTCTCGGTTCAATCGTATGTTCACTGATAAAAATTTTGGTACATCGTCTGCTCCGGTAGATAAACGGGGCAGACCTAAGAGGCAAAAAACTGATAGCAGTCTTCGTCATTACTACCGAATCGAAGAAGAAGATACGAAAGAtgcaaagaagaagagaaaagatgaGGTTTTGAGcagcgaagaagaagaagaagattcgaagaagaggaaaagaaaagaagaggttTTGAGTAgtgaagaggaggaagagagtGGGAGTGGGAGTGAGGAATTAGAGGATTTGGAGACGGAGAGTGATGATGATGCGGGTGGAAGTGAAGAGGAGGAGACGAGTAGTAGTAGCAGTAGtgacgaggaggaggaggatatgGAGAATGCGGAG GTGGAAAATGTACCAGTAATCGAAGAAGGAACGCGGAGGCTTGCTGTTGTTAATATGGACTGGAGGCATGTCAGG GCGGTTGACTTATTCGTTGTATTACGCTCATTTCTTCCAAAAGGAGGACAAATTTTGTCTGTCAGTGTCTACCCATCTGAATTTGGACTTCAGCGTATGAAAGAGGAAGAAGTCCGTGGCCCTGTTGGCTTATTCGATGATGAAAATGAGAAaagcgatgaagatgatgacgaCAATGATGAGATTGACTATGACAAGCTGCGTGCTTATGAGAAAAGTAGGCTAAG GTACTACTATGCTGTGGTGGAATGTGATTCAGTTGCAACAGCGGATTATCTTTACAAATCTTGTGATGGAGTTGAGTTTGAAAGATCTTCCAATGTGCTTGATCTCAgatttattcctgactctatgGATTTTAAACACCCACCTCGTGATGTTGCCACAGAG GCGCCTTTGGGCTATGAGGGGTTGGATTTCCATACTAAAGCACTGCAGCACAGTAACATTCCTGTTTCTTGGGATGAAGATGAACCACAGCGTGTGAAGACcttgaaacaaaaatttaatgcTGACCAG CTAGCTGAATTGGAGTTGAAGGAGTTTCTAGCTTCTGATGAGAGTGAAACTGACAATGATGAAGCTGATAATGACATGGAAGATGAATcagataaaaagaataagaagcgAGACAAGTACCGTGCTTTAATCCAGTCTGGTGATGGTTCAGATGAAGACCAAGAGGAGGGTCAGGATATGGAGGTTACTTTCAATACTGGCTTAGAGGATTTAAGCAAGCGTATCCTAgaaaagaaggataaaaaatcaGAAACTGTTTGGGAGGCATATCTCAGGAAAAGGCATGAGAAAAAGAAGGCTCGAAAAAATCATTCCAAGTATTCTTCAGAAGAGGACAGTAGTGATACTGATGAAGAAGGAATGGAAGGGATAGAACAACCGGATGATTTCTTTATTGAAGAGCCATCAGTCAAAAAAGTTAACAACAAGGACTACCAAggtaagaaaaacaaagaagaacagCAACTTCAGGATACAGATAGGGAGGCAGAGGCAAGCAAAGCGGAGCTCGAGTTACTACTTGCTGATGATAAGGGGGGCAAAAAAGGTCTGAAGGgatataatttaaaacctaaaaaggcaaaagggaaaaagggaaaagaagttCCTGATGAGGACAAAATACCCACTTCTAATTTGGATGACCCTCGGTTTTCTGCTCTTTTCACTTCACCTCTCTTTGCATTGGATCCCACAGATCCACAGTTCAAAAG GAGTGCAGTCTATGCAAGGCAGCTGGCACTGAAACCACAGAAGAGTGGTGAGCAGCTATTGGTGGAAGGAGAGAATGAGAAACAGGCTGAAAAAGCTCAGTTGCTATCTGATGATCCTGCAATGGACAGAAATGAGTATATGATATCCGATGGTTTGCCAGAAAGGAAAGAGAAGCATGAGTTATCTACGTTGGTAAGATCCATCAAGATGAAGTCCAAGCAAGTTCAGTCGTCCTCCAACACCAAGGATAAAAAATTGCAACCTAAAGGGTTGAAAGAAACGGAGAAGCATGAGCTCTCAACCTTGGTTCAATCATCAAAGAAGGCGgccaaagttttgaaaaaatga